The genomic DNA CACGATCTCCGCCACCCGCTCGCCCCACGCGTCCCAGTTCAGCCTGCGCTCGTACTCCTCGCGGCTCGTCTCGCACAGGCGCGCGTAGCGCTCCGGCTCGGCCGCGATCCCGGCGATCACCCGGGCGTACTCCTCCCCGCCCGCATCGTAGGGGAGGGTGTACCCGTTCCGCCCGTCCACCACCAGCGAGGGGACTCCGCCGGTGTGGGTGGCGATGGACGGGATCCCGTGCGCGCTCGCCTCGCAGAAGACGACGCCGGCGGCCTCCGCCCGCGTGGGGAGGACGAAGAAGTCCGCCTCCTTCCAGAGGCGCTCGAAGCGGGCGCGCTCCTCCGGCACCTGCTTGTTCAGGAAGGGGATCACCCGCACCCGGGGGTGGCTCACCCCCGGGGGAGCCGTGCACCCCACCACCGTCAGCTCCGCGTCGCAGCCGCGCTCCAGGAGGCGGAGGAGCGTGTCGTACGCGATGCCGCCCCCCTTCGCGTCCCAGACCACCCCCACCATCAGCAGGCGGATCCGATCGCCGATGCGCCGCGGCAGGGCCTCCGCGCGGTCCGGCGCCCGCAGGAGGTTCGCGCCGATCCCCACGTCGTAGACGCGCCCCGGGTCCACCCCGTAGTCGCGCACCGCGGACTCGGCCGCCCAGCGCGAGCTCACCAGCGTCACGGCGGCTCGCTGCAGGGTGCGGCGCTCCAGCCTCTCCGCCGCGCGG from Longimicrobiaceae bacterium includes the following:
- a CDS encoding glycosyltransferase family 4 protein → MKRLKVAYIQHRDADDIRNWSGTLYFSRAAIDRHVGRVVDLSPAPVNLLPFRAARRAILGLTGKVYSYDHDPALARYYGWYFGRLIERERPDLIFSPAGSPCLAYLRTDVPVLYFTDGPWRVIRDYNPAYSNVLERSARAAERLERRTLQRAAVTLVSSRWAAESAVRDYGVDPGRVYDVGIGANLLRAPDRAEALPRRIGDRIRLLMVGVVWDAKGGGIAYDTLLRLLERGCDAELTVVGCTAPPGVSHPRVRVIPFLNKQVPEERARFERLWKEADFFVLPTRAEAAGVVFCEASAHGIPSIATHTGGVPSLVVDGRNGYTLPYDAGGEEYARVIAGIAAEPERYARLCETSREEYERRLNWDAWGERVAEIVAERFPQLRGRAPAEQMIA